One Bacteroidales bacterium genomic window, CTGACCGGCTGATGGCCGCTTGCGAAGGCTCTACCATTATGATGTCGGATGATGACGGGGAAACCTGGGATCTGATGATGAACCCGGCCGGAATGAACATTCAGATCACCTGAAAAGGAGGATGGTTAGCACTTAGTTGCAGCCTTGCAGAATCAATAACTCAGGCCTTTAAGATGGCACTAAATTAATAAGGAGGAGTGGTGTTTTTTGTATTTTTGTTAAAATTTTATATTATGACAACAAATGAGTTAAGACATAAGCTTATCAATAAAGTAAAAGAGCTTGACGATGAAAGCATTTTACATGATTTAATTCGTTTAATTGATGATAGCACTTATGATACTGAAATATACCGTTTAAGTGACAATCATAAAAAGGCCATTAACATAGCCATTGACCAGATTGGAAAGGGAGATTATTTAACCAATGAACAATCAAATAAGCAAATTGACGAATGGCTAAACAAATAATCTGGTCTAAACTTGCCCATAATGATCGGTTGAACATACTTGATATTTGGGTAAAAAGAAATAGGTTTGCTACATAGAGTAAAGACTAAAGCAAATTTTCAACTAATGTGACTTACCATCTAAAAAACAATTTGAAATAGAAAAAGCGAATATCTTTTAATTATAATCTTACCCGTAAAGGGAAATCAAACAACTGAAATGAAAATATATATTTTTCTTGTTTTGCAGTTAATTGCAATCATTTCCTTTTGTCAATATCCAACTTGGATTATATATGACACATCAAACTCCGGGTTACCAAGTAATATGGTTAGGGTGATTGAAACCGACAACAATCAAAATAAGTGGATTGGAACGTATTCTGGTGGATTGGTAAAATTTGATGGGAGCTCCTGGACTGCTTATAACGCGACAAACTCAGGATTACCAAATAACAATGTGATTACAATAGCAATCGATAGTTCTCAAAACAAATGGATTGGAACTATGGGTGGTGTTGCAAAATTCGATGGCAATGATTGGATAATCTTTGACACAGGTAATTCTGATATTCCTCACGATTACATTTATAGTATTTTCATCGATAATTATCAAAATAAATGGATTGGAACATTTAATGGTCTTGCAAAATTTGACGACGTCAACTGGACTGTTTATAAGACCTCGAACTCAAACATCCCTGTTAACGATATTCGGGAGATCACTGCAGATAGTTTTGAAAACCTGTGGATTGGTACTTATGGTGGTGGAATAGCAAAATATAATGATACAAGTTGGGTATCATATAATTCTTCAAATTCTGGAATTCCTTGCAATATTGTTTATAATATTGCAATTGACGCTGACCAAAATAAATGGATAGGAACTGCTGCATCTGGGTGTGGACTTGTGAAATTCGATGATGCAAACTGGTTTGTTTTTGATACCACTAGCTCGGGCATTCCTGAAAACAATATTGGACAGATCGCTATTGATAGCAATAATGACAAATGGATTTGTACAGTTGGAGGTGGAATCTCAAAATTTAATGATTTTGAATGGACTACTTTGGATACTGTTAATTCAGATTTGCCCTCCAACATAGTCTGGGCTGTAAAAATAGATGCGTATGACAATAAGTGGATTGGCACAGCAGAAGGATTAGCAGTGTATAACGAATTTGGAATTGTTGGTATTAATTGTGAAGCTTCCATTGCGACATTAGAACCAATTATCTTCCCAAACCCAGCAACTGACAGGCTGACAATAAGTTTTAAAAGAGATGAGTCAAGCGAAGTTAAAATCTCGATTTTTAATTTAACTGGTCATCAAATTGAACAATACAACACTCGTGGAGCTTCATCAATTATTGATGTTAGTAGCTTTGCGAAGGGAATTTATTTATTAATGATTCAATCTGAAAATAGAATTTTTAAAAGAAAATTAGTAATCCAATGATAAACAAACTGAAACTAAAATACTACCTATAATTACAAGTCCTCAAAGTGGTCTGCAAAGCCTTCCGAAATCTTCACCCACTGACTATTAGTTAGCGATCAGGCAAATGGCAACAACCTTCTTGTTTTATTTGTTACTTACTTTGCAATAATTTAATAACAGAACAAAATCAGAAAATTATGGACAAAGCAGAACAAACCATGATTGACAACCTGAAGAAAAATACAGGCAAATCGCTGGAAGAGTGGATTGTAATCGTTCGAAATAAAGGTTTCGAAAAACATGGAGAAATTTTAAAGTTTCTGAAAGAAGAGCACGCGTTCACACATGGATTCGCAAACCTGGTTGCGCTCAAATCAAGGGGAACTGATGCCGGATCGGCAACAAACCAGGACGACCTGATCACAAGACAGTATGTAGGAAAAGAACACTTTAAGCCACTGTATGACATGTTGATGAAAGAAATCCAACAGTTTGGCGATGACGTTGAGA contains:
- a CDS encoding T9SS type A sorting domain-containing protein, which produces MKIYIFLVLQLIAIISFCQYPTWIIYDTSNSGLPSNMVRVIETDNNQNKWIGTYSGGLVKFDGSSWTAYNATNSGLPNNNVITIAIDSSQNKWIGTMGGVAKFDGNDWIIFDTGNSDIPHDYIYSIFIDNYQNKWIGTFNGLAKFDDVNWTVYKTSNSNIPVNDIREITADSFENLWIGTYGGGIAKYNDTSWVSYNSSNSGIPCNIVYNIAIDADQNKWIGTAASGCGLVKFDDANWFVFDTTSSGIPENNIGQIAIDSNNDKWICTVGGGISKFNDFEWTTLDTVNSDLPSNIVWAVKIDAYDNKWIGTAEGLAVYNEFGIVGINCEASIATLEPIIFPNPATDRLTISFKRDESSEVKISIFNLTGHQIEQYNTRGASSIIDVSSFAKGIYLLMIQSENRIFKRKLVIQ
- a CDS encoding DUF4287 domain-containing protein; the protein is MDKAEQTMIDNLKKNTGKSLEEWIVIVRNKGFEKHGEILKFLKEEHAFTHGFANLVALKSRGTDAGSATNQDDLITRQYVGKEHFKPLYDMLMKEIQQFGDDVEIAPKNAYVSLRRKKQFAMLQPATKTRFEVGINLKGQEPKGKLEEIKTSNAMCSHKINLSDTNSIDAEVISWIKTAYDNAG